The genomic interval TATCGGAAAAAATATCACCTCAAAACCGGATGGTGTATATCTCTCGGATGAGGAGGTTTTTGATTTATTAAAGACGTACAGTAGTTCTATGGAGGAAGCTGGATTCGGTATACTGTTTCCAGAATGGTGGGGAAAGAAAGAGAACAAACTGGGCATTAAGATCAAAGTTAAAGCTGGGGATATTAATAATTCTGTAAAATTGGGAATTAATGCACTGCTGGATTACAGCCTGGATATTGTCCTTAACGGTGAACCGGTTTCAAAAAGTGATTTAGAAAAACTAGCCAATATGAAAAGCCACTTAGTGCAGATTGGAAATAAATGGGTAGAGATAGATAATGATCAGTTAAATAAAATATTGAAACTTTTAGACAAAGGCAATAAAAAAATGTCCCTGCCGGAACTTCTAACAATGGAAAATAGCAATTCAATTCCGGTGGTTGAAATTTCAGGGGAAGGATGGGTTGGAGATATAATAAGTGGCAACGCAAAAACATTGCCTATAGACGAGCCGGAAAATTTCATTGGAAATTTAAGGGAATACCAGAAACACGGTGTTGCATGGCTAAAATTTATGACAGGCGCAGGTTTTGGATGCTGCCTTGCTGACGACATGGGTTTAGGGAAAACTATTGAAATCATTGCATTTTTGCTGGACAGACTCGAAAATAACGGATCAACATCATTGATACTATGCCCCACATCTGTTATTAGCAACTGGGAGCACGAAATCCATAAATTCGCACCTTCATTGAATGTATACATACACCATGGAAATTTAAGAAAAAAGGATGATAATTTTATAGACAATATTACAGATTATAAAATTGTATTGACATCATATTCGCTGCTCCAGAGGGACATTAAATTTTTGTCACAGGTAAACTGGGATGGAATTATAGCAGACGAAGCCCAGTACATTAAAAATTATTCCACAAAGCAGAGCAGGGCTATAAGGTCATTACAGGGCAATTTTAAAATTGCGTTAACTGGAACGCCAATAGAAAACAGGCTTCAGGATTTAAGGTCAATATTTGAATTTATAAATCCCGGATATCTTAGCGGAGAAAAAAAATTCAGGGAAACTTTTTCTATTCCTATTGAGAGGTATGGTGATGAAAATGCAATGAATGCCTTGAATACCCTGGTAAATCCTATGATATTAAGAAGGGTAAAAACAGATAAAAGTATAATACAGGACCTGCCGGATAAGGAAGAGGTCAAGGTGTATATACCATTGACAGGGGAACAGGCATCGTTATATGAAGCAGCTGTGAACACAATGCTTGAATCCGTAAATACGAAAAAAGGTATAGAGAGAAAAGGTGTAATACTTTCCACAATAACGAAATTAAAGCGGCTTTTAGACCATCCTTCACTGGTTTCAGGTGATCTGGACAGAAGACTCAACAGATCAGAAAAGCTGGTAAGGCTGAGGGAAATGCTTGAAGAAGCCATTGACAGCAATCAGAAAACACTGGTATTTACACAGTATACTGATGCTGGAAAGATAATAAAGGAAGAAATGCTTAAAAAACTGGGTGAAGAAGCGCTTTATCTCAATGGGAGCACCCCTATGTCTTTAAGGCAGAATATGGTAGAACGTTTTCAGGATCCTGATGGCCCTAAAATTTTTATAATTTCAGTGAAGGCTGGCGGTGCGGGAATTAACCTTACAGCAGCAACAAACGTAATACACTTTGACCGCTGGTGGAATCCATCTGTGGAAGACCAGGCAACAGATCGGGCATACAGGATAGGTCAATTAAAAAATGTCCACGTTTACAAGTTTATTTCCACAGGCACGATAGAAGAAAAAATTGATGATATAATAGAGGGGAAAAGCATGTTGAGGGAGAAAATTATCGGTGCATCTGATGAATCCTGGATTACAGGATTATCCAGCACAGATCTTAAAAATGTGTTTTCACTACGCAGGGAAGTTATTGCTTCGGGGGATGAGGAATAATGGCAAGAAGAAAATATTATGATGATTATTATAGGACTGCGATAAAAACAACCGGTGGCATGAAGGTAAAATCAAAAAAAGGAGATATAGGAACTAAATGGTGGTCAAAAAGGTTTATAGCCATTTTAAATTCTTATGGCTGGGAAACCCGGCTTCAGAGAGGAAAAAGATATGCAAGGGTAGGTCAGGTTTTAAGGGTTAATATAGATTCGAATGTAGTTAGTGCTGATGTCCAGGGTTCAAGGAAAAAGCCATATAGAATAAGTATTGAATTTCCGCGACTTGGTGATAGTGCATGGGAAAAAATAGTAAAGCAGATAATATCCACAAAGGGGTTGGTTGCTGGAATGCTTGCCGGTGAAGTACCATCAGAGCTGGAAAATGCATTTAAACAGGGTGGTGCATCATTGTTCCCTCAAAGTGGAGATGAAATTAACATGAACTGCACTTGCCCGGATTATGCTATTCCCTGTAAACACATAGCTGCTGTATTTTATATTCTGGCAGACCGGCTTGATGATGATCCATTTTTATTATTCGAATTAAATGGAAAAAGAAAAGAAGAGCTCATTTCCGCTATTTCAAAGAATAATGACGGGAATATACCGGAAAATAAGGAAAATAATAATGATAAATCAGTTGCTGTGGAAGAGTTAAATAATTTCTGGAAACCACCTGATTTACATATACCGGTAGAAAATGTTAGAAAGAATACATTATCGCCGTTGAAGAAATACCCATTGCCTATGGAGTTCAATGACCCTGAAATCCAGTATATGCTTGAATTATATTATAATAGGATTAATGAAAACCTCAAAAAAATTAAAGAGGATTTGGTATAATTTTATTATAACTATTATATAACTTTTTATCTGTTCAGTTATACTGAACAATAGTATTCATTGAAAATGGATACCAAGCAATATATATAGAGAAAGCTGGACATTTCAATAGAGGTACTTCCTACCTTTAATTTATTCACATAATTGTGTATCATCTTAACAGAAATAAATATTAAAAGAATCTAAAATTTCCATTAAATTAATAAAAAAATTATTTTTAAAGCCTTAAAATATAAAATCTATATGTTTAATCCTGTTTTATTGCGGCTTTGACCTTTCCGAATAATTCAGGGGTTATTT from Ferroplasma acidiphilum carries:
- a CDS encoding DEAD/DEAH box helicase, producing MKDSKTLNVRLEETGSIIVLHGSCHVEEKGISFFLWSESTGTKIKDSAIHPFSGTSKVAANAVKKIWGNKINLKNETLSAIFPTSLDQPLVSGELSGIVSNENENDTFSYMEWHINGISVNITDVFLMLLKLSNNIINGIIIGDDLKFWKLAASSAFNLLTQQKFIPSATEEGTTIKSRWLPILETYEDQSLIYELSKNMPGVCLAFNHMEIDRETMLRMFISEIVDSISRRFAYQPGKPVKGSVGDAAKWVNSLSLDNPFVTYGRSLAMQKLVSWSEKIKSTLNFPFRTCMDLIPPENNGQWFLKFFLQSKKDPSLMVPYGKIWDRKDSETISLINKYTAFPEEFLLRSIGIAQSIFSPIGKNITSKPDGVYLSDEEVFDLLKTYSSSMEEAGFGILFPEWWGKKENKLGIKIKVKAGDINNSVKLGINALLDYSLDIVLNGEPVSKSDLEKLANMKSHLVQIGNKWVEIDNDQLNKILKLLDKGNKKMSLPELLTMENSNSIPVVEISGEGWVGDIISGNAKTLPIDEPENFIGNLREYQKHGVAWLKFMTGAGFGCCLADDMGLGKTIEIIAFLLDRLENNGSTSLILCPTSVISNWEHEIHKFAPSLNVYIHHGNLRKKDDNFIDNITDYKIVLTSYSLLQRDIKFLSQVNWDGIIADEAQYIKNYSTKQSRAIRSLQGNFKIALTGTPIENRLQDLRSIFEFINPGYLSGEKKFRETFSIPIERYGDENAMNALNTLVNPMILRRVKTDKSIIQDLPDKEEVKVYIPLTGEQASLYEAAVNTMLESVNTKKGIERKGVILSTITKLKRLLDHPSLVSGDLDRRLNRSEKLVRLREMLEEAIDSNQKTLVFTQYTDAGKIIKEEMLKKLGEEALYLNGSTPMSLRQNMVERFQDPDGPKIFIISVKAGGAGINLTAATNVIHFDRWWNPSVEDQATDRAYRIGQLKNVHVYKFISTGTIEEKIDDIIEGKSMLREKIIGASDESWITGLSSTDLKNVFSLRREVIASGDEE
- a CDS encoding SWIM zinc finger family protein, with the translated sequence MARRKYYDDYYRTAIKTTGGMKVKSKKGDIGTKWWSKRFIAILNSYGWETRLQRGKRYARVGQVLRVNIDSNVVSADVQGSRKKPYRISIEFPRLGDSAWEKIVKQIISTKGLVAGMLAGEVPSELENAFKQGGASLFPQSGDEINMNCTCPDYAIPCKHIAAVFYILADRLDDDPFLLFELNGKRKEELISAISKNNDGNIPENKENNNDKSVAVEELNNFWKPPDLHIPVENVRKNTLSPLKKYPLPMEFNDPEIQYMLELYYNRINENLKKIKEDLV